The Diachasmimorpha longicaudata isolate KC_UGA_2023 chromosome 2, iyDiaLong2, whole genome shotgun sequence genome segment ttagtctctggacaacggtccACTAGTAAAGACGTGTCTTCCTCGTGTGAATAAAGAATATTACAAAACTATTTCCACTGTGcctcaaataatttaatcatttgaGCCCATAATCTAATAATAAAACTTTTGTAATAAGAttccaacattttttgttgattagATTCGGAAATTGTCAATTACATAAGTGGATAATGCTTTGCGAAATTATTAATCCGACaatattttcatgataatattattattgtgacCAAGATTTATTATCTGGATTCGGTAGATGAGCGCACACTGCCTCGTTAGAATAGCATCATTTATTCTCTCAAGTTTTTACAGCCAACAGCCATATCATGCTGAAACCGCTAGTTCTCGTCCGATCACTAAAGCTAAGCAGCATTGAgcgtggttagtacttggatgggtgaccgcttgggaacaccacgtgccgttggccaattttttttcaatttcttattTCTATCCACAGTTCATCATTAGCTGTCTGATCTTACCAATAGGTAGGAGAAAAATGAGATGAATTTTCACAGTGGTTTAGCGTAGTTTACCTCATGAGATCTGTAACGATACTGTTCCCACGACAAATGACAATAATATTCGAAGGTGTCCTGCGATAAGGACAGAGCGAAATATACGTTATTGGTGTGGCCTTCTGTTGCTAAGCTGAAATCGAAATAATGTGTTGAGCTGAACAAAATAAAACGATATCCAAAATGAATATAATACAAGGTAACTTCGctacatttttttactttcatcCGTTTCACGACTCATTGattctttattttaattatccgtgttggattttggggatttccccatgtacaaaattcactcttctcaagttttattattttaagtgATGATGGTTTATGGCCATATTATTTGGGATTTCCCTTGGTTGTAAAATCAAGGGAAATGACCCCAGTTTTCTTTATTAGTTTTTAACCACCTCTGGATATTTCTAAGTGTATCTGTTGAGGAGAAGGAATAGTAAATAGTAAGAGGAAATATTccggggagggggtgaaaacTATATTACCCCCTTTAGGGCAAGGTAGTCTACCTTATCTTGTCCAGTTAGTCACTTGTAGATATTCGTCGTATCAAGTGCCTTCTGTCTGAGCAGTCTTAGAgtcttttaattattaaaatcgtTTCTAAAATTAATCAAAGTGTTCGTTTATTTAATACCATATCCCAACAATCCGCAACTGGAGAATTTAACGACGGTGTCGGCCAGTTTGTAATAGTATTTTTACGCCTAGGTAGCAAAAAGTAATCACAACGAATGCGGGTTCATAGTTCGAGCCGAAAGTGAGCATTATAATACGCATGACTCAGACTAATTTGTTTGGCCTTGGCTATGATGTTATTATACATCATTGCAGCTAAAAACGCACTTTATCGGCCGCCGTTacctaaaaataattaacagatTCCAATTCACCATTTTTCTACAGTGCAGTCATGCTGAGAAGCAACAAGAGTGCACTCACCGAATCTTAATTAAGCTCCTTTGGTAGCGACTCAATCTGAGCAGtataattttgggaaaattcagTACATCTctcaagtaaatgaatatATGTAACAAAAAATCGTTCCTCTCAGTGAACATTGATCTCCATTTCCGTTGCCAAAATATTTAGAACCTGGGAATACTTTGTTTTAACGTTAACAGCCTAGCAAACATCTTCGATGTGACTGTCGTTATTTAATCCAATACAATGTGAACTCGGACAAATTTATCGTACTTTATCGACCACATTTTTGCAGTAAACGGTACCATACGGACTTTCAAACCATCCTATAATCTATATACTACCCAGACTTGCGTTTATGTTGCACCATTACACAAACTTTCAGTTTCATTAAGTCGAAATAAGATAAAACAGTTATGACACCAATGACAATTGCACTCATTAAATTTTACCGTAAATTTCCAGCGAATTTCCAATGATCTACAAATGTACTAAAATGCATTACAATGGTATTTCCCCCTactgattttcaatttatccATCAGCTGTGGAATTTGTCAAGTCAGAGATTGTCGGTGTCTGACTCCTTCAGCCGTATTTATCGTGTGATATCGGGAGACAGAACGTCAGTTTATGATgaattttccccttttttgcTTTGAGGAGTCATTACTATCACTATTTTCTCATCTTATTAATTATAGAACGATAAAGAAATCTAAGATGGCTGTCGATCTGTCAATTACTTTCATGTGTTTCCATTAACTGATTCAACTAGTTGGTATGAGTCTAACAATAAGCGGAGGgccaatttttttggtttctaAATGAATTCCTAGGAATTTCATTTGTCAATTGAAATTGTAATTTCTATTGCAAACTGCATTTCATCGATCCATCTGGCATTTCACATACGAGTACACTTTCTTGGGGCGTAATGCGTGGAATATCTCTCTGATATGTTCTTGTAAGTTTCCCAAACTGGTCGGCTGATTCACGCAAACAACATCTTTGACGAAGCTCCACAGATAGTAATCAAATGGCATAAGTTCCGGTGATCGTGGAGACCCTGGAATGGGAAGACCCCGACCAAGTAAACATTTCGGGAAGGCCCCATCTAGATGATTCCTCACAACTTGAGGCGTTCATATGAATCTCCAGTTTCATACCAGAACTCATTTTCCCCGTATTTTCTGACTGAAAACGCAGAAATTGATATGAATGATGAGGCACCTAAAAATAACTCATCAAGGTGATTAAGTTTAATTGCCCCCCTCTGGAGATATTTAGGTGGAGTTTTTCAAATGGAACACCTGCATTGCgaaaaaattatagttttGAAGGGGATTTGGACGGGGGAAGCAAATCTCTTTTCCTCTCCATGTATGTACAGTTGACCAAATTCTGAGAGATTCCGTtacaaattcatattttacATAGATATTGGACAGAAAATGTAATAAtatggaaatattcaattttcagttATAGAGAATCTTACAAACCAGGATAATGATACAATAATAGGATTTCCGTAAAATGGAATTGTGCCATTGTATCTCGTATCGATTTTTCATGTGCCATTATAATCATTGCAATTGTCACGtgacatttttctctcatcaaTTCTGTAAATCATTATCGAATATTCCTTGTTCAAATATCTGCAGATGACTCTGTGAAtcatttgtaaataaaatgtaTAGATAACTCATTTGACTTTTCATCTTATGATTCAGCAGTTTTCACCGGTATTTGCAGCCGTTATCTAATCACGAATCGAGAGTCGCGTTTCTCATCAATTATAATGAGGATTTCCACTCTTGTTGTCATGGACCTGTTCGAAGTGTCTGCACAGTACGGCCATGGTCGTCATCAAGAGGGAATTGCTGATAGCCGGATCGTGGCCCCAATGGATTGCTGCTGTTGAAAGTAATACAAACttattagtttattttattgtcataTAGCACGTTTTATACTCATTTGGTATCGAATTCAGCCGAAAGTTAGTAACCAATAATACTTATAACCTGATAAAATGCCCGAATTTTTGGAACCATTTCAGGCCTTTAGTTGTCCAATCGTCTAAAAGTTGACTGCCGACTGGACTTCAGTACACGCAGGTGGACTGGTCAAACCTAATTTCAGTTGTCCAGCCACTCTTTATCACTTACaagtaaaataatgaaatccaAAATTGGGGCCAATCAAATGCTTTCATtcacaatgaaaattcaacaaattgtCTATCATAAGTGTTATTGTAGTACTCCATACATCAACTATTATCAATACTTTACCTAATAGTTAAGACATGAACAACTTGCAATTGTAATTAAAGAATCGAAAGATCGTTCGAATGCAAGGTTTCCATTCGGAACCCCAAAATCAATCCAATAAGTGATACAAAGTTCGGGAAATGTAAAACGTGTAAAAAaggattataaattttttaaaatgaattcatAAACGTATCTTCAGAACATTGTTCATGCTATTGATTAAAATACACTCAATTCGTGGAAAATTCACATTATCTATGCATGAGGAGATATCCCTTTCTGAGGTTTGGTTTGCAATATGACGAAATAGGTAGTTTTGTAacgatataattaaaaaaaaattcagttaaaatAATGCTTTAACAAAGAACAAAGCTTAGAAACGACATCTACGTCAGCTTATTTCAAAGTATCGAAAAACCAGTATTCATTCTAGATAAAACACTCATAAACGATTTTAATGGAACTGGTACAgtattattgaaattatctAAAACGTGATTTCTAACCGACTTTAAGGAAATGTAATAGTGTTAAGAGAATTAACGCAGAAATTTCATTACTTGAATCTTCGCTAGAACATGAATATTCGGATACAACGAAAGcgtgattttttcattgttcactgaattttaaaactgaattttttccaattttttagaaagagatggatcaaaaaattatggcTTATATTGATTTGCGCATATTCGATTTCTGTAGGACGAATTTTTTGACATTTCAGCTATCTCTGAACGTCATACAAATTCTGGGAATTTAAGTGCGGTAACTCAGAAgactattttcaataatatagACGTGTTTAATGCAGGGGATGTAAGGTTTTGGTCTTGAGATTTGTTGAGTGGGTGGTCGGTAGGGGAAACACGAGATGAcctgaataaattaataacgaTGAGTGGATTTTAATTTGCTGAAATAATTGCACTGAatttcgccccccccccccccaataaGAATAAGATTTAGCCGCGTGACCAACCGAGATTGGACAGTCTCTGACTCGATTGACAAATACGCTCACCCTAATACGTGTTTGTCATTGATCGATGATTTATGCGAGCGACATTTTCCTCTGAAAATCGCGCTTGATTTTCAACTAGAAGCGTTTCTCGAAGGCCATAGCATACACTGAAATTAGTTGATTTCATCGCGTCAGTGCGGTAGTTGTTCccttatttttaattgttgcaCACGAAATGTTGTTCATCCTTACGAGCTAATTACTGATTCCAAAAATGGACTTTTCACAGTCTTCTTGATGTCATTTGTGGTTGGCCTTGAAAGAGGATGGACATCGCCCGCACTGGCAATTCTCCTCAGCTCGAGCTCTCCAATGCCGACGAGCGAAACAGATGGCTCATGGATCGCATCCCTTTTAAACATAGGTCGAGGAGCAGGCGCTATAATTGGGGCGATCGATGTGGAATTACTCGGTAGCAAGACTTCCGTTCTTCACATCGGCATAATTCAGACTGTTAGTTTTATCATCCTTGGCCTAGCTCCTTCTGCATTTTGGATCCAAGTATCGAGACTCATCGGTGGAGTAGCAACCGGCATGTTCTTCATTTCCTTTCCTCTCTACATTGGTGAAATATCCAATCCGAGTATACGGGGTGCTCTTGTTGTTATTATCGGAAATGGAATGTCAATTGGTTACGTCGTGGGCAATGTCACTGGTGCTTTCATGTCGATTCCAGTATTTGCTGCATTTTCATTAGCAGttacaatattatttatagtATCATTCTACTGGTTACCTAAAAGCCCGCATTATCTGGTATTGACCGACCAAGTGGAAAGAGCCAGCGCTGCCATTATATGGTATCAGAGAGATGCTGATGCTGCGAAGGAATTGACATCActccaaaaattcatcaaagaTAATCGATCGATGACATATAAAAACCTCTTGAATGAATTCATGCTTCCACATAATAGAATTGCTCTAATTAAGGTGAATATATTGTATATTCTGCTCCAACTCAGTGGATTATATACTGTTGGATTTTATATGGAAATTATCTTGACAAAGGGAGAGGTGAAAATAGTTCCGCCAGCCATGGCTGTCATAATTATAAGCTCTATTGGATTGATTGGAGGCTGGATTGCAATTTTTACTATCGATAAATACGGAAGAAAAATAGTGTTGAGCAGTGCGTGTGTGGGACTTGGAGCGGGATTAGTCGGTATAGCTATTCATTATCAGTTGTTGGCGGTAGGTGTCGATCCTGGATCACTCCAAGTATTAATCATTGCTTCGATTATACTCTTGGAGATGAGTATCAATCTGGGAATCATCCCTATTCCCAGCACTATCctgagtgaaattttttcaccgaAAATCAAGAGTTACTGCTCATGTATTTCGAATATTACATCTGGGTTTGTTGCATTCTTGGTGACACAAACGTATCAGATGTTAATTGATTGGATTGGTTATTACACTTATTACATATACGCCATGATGATGTTCCTGTTGGCTCTTTTCATGATGACTATGATGCCGGAAACAAAAGGGAAGTCATTGCAGGAGATTCAGAATATGTTGCTAAAGAAGTGAAGCAATACTACAACATTCATGATTGATGGAATTATTTGATGTTAGATAACATTGATCATAAAATGAAGTACACAGGTGGACGAATATACAAGGTCTCCGAACAGTGATTGTGTAGATCAATAATGCCTGAACGAGGACAGCAATAgacgaaaattgaaaatgggcGTTATGCGCCTTGAAGGAGCATCGTGGGCATAATACAATTTGAAATGAGGTTCATTTTTCTGTTGGAGTATTCTTGTTACACTAGCTGGGGCAAATAAGACAAATGCAATGACTCAATTCTCTAAATTAtatagaattttcattcacgTTGAATAATAACGAAAATCAAATACAGAATATaatggttttaataattataatcctTAAATTTGCCGATACAGCACGTCTCCTGGGATTAGACATCATCTATACAAAAGGAATAGGGAATCTCAAGGAGGATTTCTTAAAAAGAGGAGTGTTTCAAGTGTTTGGATAACGataattcatataaatatgTGGAATGTGTCTAATTAATGAAGAGTGAATGAGCGAATGCTTTCTTATTTTGGATATTTGCGCACGTGTGAAAGAACAATGTGACTCTAGTGCACATTAAGGTTTGTTTAGACGCTAAGACTTTAATGTGATTTGTGTGTTTGTTTAATATAAGGAATGCAAGGAAACGTAAGGTATGTTTCgagttttgaggattttttgtaTAGTATAACGGTGGGATTTGTCTCTTAGGACAGACCCTGCATTGTCGAGGACTCAGAGAGAAAGGCAATGATAaaagaaaaggagaaaaacagTGCATTTTCGGGTCTTGAACATTGGTATTAGTTTAGTAGTCAGTTGTGACTTGACCGTTTACGCGTGAGGATACTCTTCTCCTACTAATAATATAATCTTTGCTGATATGTTATTATAGAATATACTATTactttcataaaataaactaatcaTATCCTTTTATACACTGATcctacaaataaattaattaatattatatccCGCCAATGGCAAATTAAATATTGAGCTCAAGAGCTCAAGGGGGGCGCAAGAGTGTTCCTCGAAGATTACCGCCCTATCTGCTCAAAAACAAGTGAATTTGATTTTAAGCATAATGCAAACTTTGTTGCAAATGTTAGGATTGATGTTGTGAAACCTCATTAAATTCCACCGTCTGTTTATCCACATAACCAATCTAAGTGAATGTCGACTATTCTGGAAAACTTTAATGGTATTTTTATAGAGGTTGTTCCTTAGAGATTGACCATTGTCGTGGACGGTCTTATCACTCcgatttattctattttatcTTTATGAACTTGACCATGGAATGTGTGGTGTTTACGAATACCTTGCCTCCTATATAATACGCCACACTCGTTGTCAGTAACGGCCCAGTACAATAATGCAACGTATATTATCTGCTATTGTGTTTCTCATCTCCTTTAATATTGTTGCGagtgatataaaaaatataggcTGGTGGAAAAATGCAGTGTTTTATCAAATATACCCTCGGAGTTTTCAGGATGATAATAATGATGGCATTGGCGACCTCAGAGGTGAGTTTAATCAACTATTCAAAATTAGTCGAAACAATCGAGagcatgaaaataaattatgtccCTAGGATATTTGTCTCAAACATTGACTCTTCGAAATGATTGACTTTACGTAAAGTGCTCCTGTCACGCATTTTAGGTACAAAAGGAACAACTTTATTCTCACTATATTTTAAAGTAGTACTGCAGCACTCCTACGACAATCCATGattatatttcattattttttttattacatatttttccCGTATTTAACCGATAAATCCCTGCAAATGGCAAAGAGAAACAAACATTTACTAAAGAAGTAAATCGATGGTTAAAATATGCTTTTTGAAAAGTATAgtcattgattgaatttctGAAACATTTTAGGCTTGTAAAAATTTCCGGGGATCATGGTAGTGTGAACCGTAGATAATATTTAGTAAATTGTAGATAATATTTgcgaaaattttattacattCAAATTTTGGTGTGATTATAACATTATATATACTAGTTTTTTCATCTCATAAGGTATCACCAAAAGGCTAGATTACTTCAAGACGACGGGAATCGATGCTATATGGCTATCACCGATTTATGCTAGTCCTATGGTCGACTTcggatatgatatttccgattttcggaaaattcatCCCGACTACGGAACTGATGAAGATTTCGctgaattaatggaaaaagCTCGCCAACTAAATATTAAAGTACATCACCATTTAATAACTATTATTAACTGACAGTATGTCAAAATCGTAATCTGTATTTAGtacataaaatcataattgagaaaatatattcaacatGAATTAGTCAACTAGAGATTTCCATGACGAGTATCTTTTTTGTCAATCGCGTTGTTCATTGAGCTTAAATTTGAATGgtgaaaattatcgaataaaatGTCACTTTAAATTACGTAGAATTTCATAGAGTGTTATAAAAAAGGACAGATCAGATTATATTGATACTGAATCTGATAAAAGATTGTATGATGATTGAGGATACTAATTGTGGGAATCTGATCGCAGACAAAGACATTACTCAAATTCCAGTTGTCCATATACATTTTGTGTTTTATACATGatgtaaaaaaatagttatgaaaatttgataaaacctAGTTTTGGAGACGTAAAGATGAAGGATGATTCCACTTTTTAAGAATGatccaaaaaatataattcaatctACGTGGATTTCTTCTTCAGCATCTATCGAAGAAAATGAttaatatttggaaaattattttctgccAGGTACTTATGGATTTCGTACCTAATCATACTTCTGATGAACACGAGTGGTTCCAAAAAAGTGTTGCTGGTGATGAAACTTACCAGGATTACTACATTTGGCATAACATATCTGCAGATGGTAAACCCATTAATAACTGGATTAGTGTGTTTGGAGGATCAGCTTGGAATTGTACATCTGCCCGACGACAATGCTATttgcatcaatttcattataaaCAGCCAgacttgaattttcgtagtgaGAAAGTCAAGAGAGAAATGGAGGTAAATTTGTTCCATTGAAGGTCCATTGTTCACCATTATTGATATAATTCAAACCAACTGATAGTagcaatatatattttattgaataacggGAAAGATTAAGTAAGACAAATTGTATGTGTTATGCTGAGATTTAAACAAACGAGCCGTTTGCGAGTCGGCACTCGGGAAAAGATAGAGTTTACCATAAATATTCATAAGACACGCGCCCACGTAAATATTGACGTCAGTGCACACAATATAATTTCGCAACAATCCTTGCTTCAGTTATGCGTAATTATTCGCAGGACATCATCAAGTTCTGGTTGGCTAAAGGGATACACGGCTTTCGCATTGATGCAATCCCCCATTTGTTCGAAGCCGAAAATCTTCAAGATGAACCAAGAACATATCTTCCTGGTATAGTAAACGGGGAATATGGATACTTGCATAATTTTAACACGAAAGATCAGCCCGAAACTTACGAGGTTGTCAAGtcatggagaaaaattatggatgaTTATGCAGATTCTACTAACAGCGAAGAAAAGGTGAGAACCATTCACCTATTTCTTTTGGCCACTGACATTCATTGCCGAAGAATCTTTCTGCGCGAGAATTGTAAGACGactaatttcaaaatttttcatataataTTCACACGACAAATGTTATTAATGACAACGTATTGTGATATTCCTATCGGGGAGAGGAACACAGGAACTTGAACCACAAacttaaaaaatgaacatttgTGCAAACTCATAAactcactgaaaaaaaacaaaaacactcGAGAATTGCATTGTGGTCTTATATACTTGTTCTCAAAAAGAAATCGCGAAGACAATCGGAAACATGAGGTTCTTCCATTTCGCGTGCATCTAACATGACATTGCTCAAAAGTAAAAGCGCGAAAATATTTGTAGGATCAATGGTTAGagtattttatgaattattaattaacaattaacattattaaaacttatacagaaaatataaaagaacacgtgaaaatgaatttatgatCTGCTCTGTGCTACTCCTTCAAAATCTCTCGACACACTAACTTTTTCACCGATTTCTCTTCCAAAAAGTTCAGTTGTCTCTTCTCTTTATTTCCCTCTCTTAAATCTAATCCCACAAAGGTCTCACTTATAAAAGTAAGGCAATCTTTGTCCTAAACAATGACCGCATTGACACTCAGGACGACAGCCCTGCACTCCTGACCCTATTCACGCGAGAGGGAGTACTTTCATGTGAATGCatacattttaccacttttgaggaaatttttttttcgttttttacatttttaatatatatatttttttaaatcgaagTAGTCTCCAACAAAAAAGTAGTTCACCGGTcatggtgatagcggctgttcatgttgtctgaaataaaaaaatcgaatggattattattcagtagttcTGCGGCTATCgcccctaccaaatataatcaattccattaaaaaaaatgccgaacttcaaaaaaaagtcacgaaaatcttgtttttcttcgttaaaaatcgtttaaaaaaatatggaaatattttcgaaaataaacaattctggtagggacgataactataaacgAGTAGAAGGACATATGTacattttaaagcaatcggttgaatactttttttataagaccatgacagtttcagaaaatgatgattcgagaaaaatgcgtttaaagtttaaagcctgatagacagtcgcttacgacacgtcggcgactatgagctgtaacttatcaaatactatgaagttcggtctgaatttttcacagcatgttttcaataggttttactgtcaaaatattaaaaaaaaacccgctTAATGTGTTCCACGTTATGTGACACAAACATTCGTCGATATTCGACACTTAAAATTTCTAAATACACACTCTTAAGAAACTAAACTAAACTCTCTCAAAACTTATCGCTCTTTTACCTAGAATTAAAACACAAGGAGTACAAAAACTCtcttataaaaaatacgagaacacacaaaaaaagaaagaagttCTTAGTTACTACATAGAGTTTCTGCTTAAAAATATGATAGCTCAATAGAAAATGGACAGAATTAGATGAATCAGTAATTGAAACACGAAACATGCTATCAATGTAAAACAAAGTAATCAACGTGCTGATCTAGATAGTAATGCAATCGATTTTCAGGGAATACTAACAGTGCTCCTGGACAGAGTTGACATTTTATCTTCTATAATATGTATAGGTTATGACGGTAGAAGCGTTTGGATCgtcattaaataatataatgaagTATTATGACTTCGGCTGTCATGTCCCATTCAACTTCTACTTCATAACTGATGTGAATCGTAACTCTGGGCCCGATGAATTCAAAAACATTATCGACATGTGGACCGCTGAAACGGAAAAAAGATCGGGAACTGTTGCTAACTGGGTGGTGAGTATCATGCCAAAGGAACTCTACTGAGTGTCATAGATGAACAGCAATAAATATTATCTTTAGATTTTTATGAgtcatcaatttcaatttcgaaATTAGATTCTTGTAGAGATTATCTAATTCTAATCCCTAAtagaataatgaataaaaaattatgacaatTTAACAAGAAAAGATTGACATTTGTAAAATACCGTATCGATTCGGCAAATCATTCTTTCCAGATGGGTAATCATGACGCATCAAGAACGGCGAGCCGATTTCCAGGCCGTGGAGATCAGATGACAATGCTTGCAATGATCTTACCGGGAATTGTAGTGACATACAACGGCGAAGAAATTGGCATGATTGATAAAACAGATATTAGTTATGAAGAGACACAGGATCCTGCTGGTTGCAATGCTGGACGCGATAAATACAAGGAAAAATCCCGGGATCCTGTCCGAACTCCAATGCAGTGGGACAGCAGCGTCAACGCAGGTGAGATCCCAACGGAAATGCTTGTTTGtatggagaaaaattttcgtaCTAGAACGGGACAGAGGCTCAAAGATGACGAGGGGTGGCCTAGAGAAAATTCTAATGCCAGCAGTGGAATTTCCGTTTGATTGGccgctaatttttcctccaacttctgtgaaaattgattgaa includes the following:
- the LOC135159848 gene encoding facilitated trehalose transporter Tret1-2 homolog isoform X1, whose amino-acid sequence is MVVIKRELLIAGSWPQWIAAVEIFLMSFVVGLERGWTSPALAILLSSSSPMPTSETDGSWIASLLNIGRGAGAIIGAIDVELLGSKTSVLHIGIIQTVSFIILGLAPSAFWIQVSRLIGGVATGMFFISFPLYIGEISNPSIRGALVVIIGNGMSIGYVVGNVTGAFMSIPVFAAFSLAVTILFIVSFYWLPKSPHYLVLTDQVERASAAIIWYQRDADAAKELTSLQKFIKDNRSMTYKNLLNEFMLPHNRIALIKVNILYILLQLSGLYTVGFYMEIILTKGEVKIVPPAMAVIIISSIGLIGGWIAIFTIDKYGRKIVLSSACVGLGAGLVGIAIHYQLLAVGVDPGSLQVLIIASIILLEMSINLGIIPIPSTILSEIFSPKIKSYCSCISNITSGFVAFLVTQTYQMLIDWIGYYTYYIYAMMMFLLALFMMTMMPETKGKSLQEIQNMLLKK
- the LOC135159848 gene encoding facilitated trehalose transporter Tret1-2 homolog isoform X2; this encodes MSFVVGLERGWTSPALAILLSSSSPMPTSETDGSWIASLLNIGRGAGAIIGAIDVELLGSKTSVLHIGIIQTVSFIILGLAPSAFWIQVSRLIGGVATGMFFISFPLYIGEISNPSIRGALVVIIGNGMSIGYVVGNVTGAFMSIPVFAAFSLAVTILFIVSFYWLPKSPHYLVLTDQVERASAAIIWYQRDADAAKELTSLQKFIKDNRSMTYKNLLNEFMLPHNRIALIKVNILYILLQLSGLYTVGFYMEIILTKGEVKIVPPAMAVIIISSIGLIGGWIAIFTIDKYGRKIVLSSACVGLGAGLVGIAIHYQLLAVGVDPGSLQVLIIASIILLEMSINLGIIPIPSTILSEIFSPKIKSYCSCISNITSGFVAFLVTQTYQMLIDWIGYYTYYIYAMMMFLLALFMMTMMPETKGKSLQEIQNMLLKK
- the LOC135159847 gene encoding maltase 2-like, whose protein sequence is MQRILSAIVFLISFNIVASDIKNIGWWKNAVFYQIYPRSFQDDNNDGIGDLRGITKRLDYFKTTGIDAIWLSPIYASPMVDFGYDISDFRKIHPDYGTDEDFAELMEKARQLNIKVLMDFVPNHTSDEHEWFQKSVAGDETYQDYYIWHNISADGKPINNWISVFGGSAWNCTSARRQCYLHQFHYKQPDLNFRSEKVKREMEDIIKFWLAKGIHGFRIDAIPHLFEAENLQDEPRTYLPGIVNGEYGYLHNFNTKDQPETYEVVKSWRKIMDDYADSTNSEEKVMTVEAFGSSLNNIMKYYDFGCHVPFNFYFITDVNRNSGPDEFKNIIDMWTAETEKRSGTVANWVMGNHDASRTASRFPGRGDQMTMLAMILPGIVVTYNGEEIGMIDKTDISYEETQDPAGCNAGRDKYKEKSRDPVRTPMQWDSSVNAGFNDGTKPWLPVNENFMELNLAAQKIAKASHYKIYQKLIHLRKTKAALLSGKLGSFVSPDKKSLTIVRSTDMDSIILVINFSDTETVTVNVTSQVSSLAAEGIVEVATLDSPIKEGSSVNLKKLSIAPKQSLVLSAKIKQ